In one Nitrosarchaeum sp. genomic region, the following are encoded:
- a CDS encoding iron dependent repressor, metal binding and dimerization domain protein yields the protein MKDKNSKRLDSIKAAHQSEKASYSTRMEDYLEVISELVELKGYATTLDISRYMNVSAPSVTKMLQRLEENKLLEYEKYHGINLTSKGTQIAIEIRQNHGILLEFFEILGVNHETANKDTEGIEHHLNPKTIKQLRKFITFLKANPKIIESFKNP from the coding sequence TTGAAGGATAAAAACTCCAAGAGGTTAGACTCTATTAAAGCGGCTCATCAGTCAGAAAAAGCAAGCTATAGTACTAGAATGGAGGATTATTTGGAGGTAATCTCTGAGCTTGTAGAGCTAAAAGGATATGCAACCACATTAGACATTTCACGATACATGAATGTGAGTGCACCAAGTGTTACAAAGATGCTACAAAGATTAGAAGAAAACAAGTTGTTAGAATATGAAAAGTACCACGGGATTAATCTAACAAGTAAGGGTACTCAGATAGCAATCGAGATAAGACAAAACCATGGAATTTTGCTAGAGTTTTTTGAGATTTTGGGAGTAAATCATGAGACTGCCAACAAAGATACTGAAGGAATTGAACATCACCTGAATCCAAAAACAATCAAACAATTACGAAAATTTATCACATTTTTAAAAGCAAATCCAAAAATTATTGAAAGTTTTAAGAATCCATAA
- the aspS gene encoding aspartate--tRNA(Asn) ligase, which translates to MGFVKTHDITELDTTLIGKEVVLGGWVEDLRKLGKMTFITLRDVSGISQIIVKGELNDNLGEINRQSVISVKGIVQETKARDFAFEIKAEEIEILAKAVHPLPVDPIGRLESNIDTRLNHRALDMRNQKTASIFKLRHFVLETLRKTLSEKKFIEITTPKIIGSASEGGANLFSLDYFGKTAYLAQSPQLYKEQMTIGLERVYEISNFYRAENSHTGRHLSEFTSVDIEAAFMDYNDVMDILESLVMEVYKITSEKCKKEQEEIRHIIEIPKSPFERITYTQVIEELKKAGEKVEFGDDLLDSHLRIIGKNHPGFYFLTDWPMKLKPFYIREKDEDPKLSRSFDLQFGYLELSSGGTRLHNTDVLKARLKEQGLDPAQFADHLQTFDWGMPPHSGWGMGLDRLMTTLIGIDNVREVVLYPRDPDRLSP; encoded by the coding sequence GTGGGATTTGTTAAAACTCATGACATTACAGAATTAGATACCACACTCATTGGAAAAGAGGTGGTGCTTGGGGGATGGGTGGAGGATCTCCGAAAATTAGGAAAAATGACATTTATCACACTAAGAGATGTTTCTGGAATTTCTCAAATCATAGTAAAAGGTGAATTAAATGACAATCTAGGAGAAATAAACCGTCAAAGTGTAATTAGTGTAAAAGGAATAGTACAAGAAACAAAGGCAAGAGATTTTGCTTTTGAAATAAAAGCAGAAGAGATAGAAATTTTAGCAAAAGCAGTTCATCCGCTTCCAGTTGATCCAATTGGAAGACTAGAAAGCAACATCGATACAAGATTGAATCATCGTGCATTAGATATGAGAAATCAGAAAACTGCATCAATTTTCAAATTACGACATTTTGTTTTAGAAACATTACGTAAAACTTTATCAGAAAAAAAATTTATCGAGATCACAACTCCAAAAATAATTGGCAGTGCAAGTGAAGGAGGTGCAAATTTATTCTCATTAGATTATTTCGGTAAGACAGCATACCTTGCACAAAGTCCACAGCTATACAAAGAACAAATGACAATAGGGTTAGAAAGAGTGTATGAGATTTCAAATTTCTATAGAGCTGAAAATTCACATACAGGTCGTCATCTTAGTGAATTTACAAGTGTAGATATTGAAGCTGCATTTATGGATTACAATGATGTAATGGATATTTTAGAATCACTAGTAATGGAAGTTTACAAAATAACTTCCGAGAAATGTAAAAAAGAACAAGAAGAAATTAGACATATAATTGAAATTCCAAAATCACCTTTTGAAAGAATAACATACACTCAAGTTATCGAGGAATTAAAAAAAGCAGGTGAAAAAGTAGAGTTTGGGGATGACTTGCTTGATTCACATCTAAGAATAATTGGAAAGAATCATCCAGGATTTTATTTCCTAACAGATTGGCCAATGAAGCTAAAACCATTTTACATTAGAGAAAAGGATGAAGACCCAAAATTGTCACGTTCATTTGATCTTCAATTTGGATATCTAGAGTTATCTTCAGGAGGAACCAGACTTCATAATACCGACGTACTAAAAGCAAGACTCAAAGAACAGGGTCTTGATCCTGCTCAATTTGCGGATCATCTACAGACATTTGATTGGGGAATGCCGCCACATTCAGGTTGGGGAATGGGTTTGGACAGATTAATGACCACATTAATTGGCATAGATAATGTTAGAGAAGTTGTACTGTATCCAAGAGATCCAGATAGATTGAGTCCATAA
- a CDS encoding pentapeptide repeat-containing protein — protein sequence MNSSDVFRKRNLTHINFDYEVLIGRNMSDSIMCGVDLQNRDIHNADLSSSDLSEANLHNAILFYVKLRGATMRGTNLSNAKLWDAELYGADLQDADLRGADLFYTDLRSANLTNANLSGVNLRHTNFDGAILTNADFTGTNYDSHTLDTLIGDVKTSLQKYGKLW from the coding sequence ATGAATTCATCTGACGTTTTTAGAAAACGAAATCTTACCCACATTAATTTTGATTATGAAGTTCTAATTGGAAGAAATATGTCTGATTCAATTATGTGTGGTGTTGATCTTCAAAATAGAGATATCCATAATGCTGACTTGAGTAGCAGTGATTTAAGCGAGGCTAATCTCCATAATGCAATTTTGTTTTATGTCAAACTACGCGGTGCTACCATGAGAGGCACAAATCTTTCCAATGCAAAACTCTGGGATGCTGAACTATATGGTGCAGATCTTCAAGATGCTGACCTTAGAGGGGCTGACTTGTTTTATACTGACTTGAGAAGTGCTAATTTAACCAATGCAAATCTTAGTGGAGTGAATCTGAGACATACTAATTTTGATGGTGCAATTCTTACTAACGCTGATTTTACAGGTACAAATTATGATTCTCATACATTAGATACCTTAATTGGTGATGTTAAAACATCCTTGCAAAAATATGGTAAATTATGGTGA
- a CDS encoding response regulator — MGNIMIADDSDAIRLVLKDILSIGEHNIVCEAKDGAESVDFFFKFNPDLLLLDLAMPKKDGFTVVKEILSKDPKAKIILVTASDDQKVIQQCLDFGASSYISKPFNFNNILKVVSDVLAK, encoded by the coding sequence ATGGGAAACATCATGATTGCCGATGATTCTGATGCAATTAGACTTGTCTTAAAAGATATTTTGTCTATAGGTGAACATAATATCGTATGTGAAGCAAAAGATGGTGCAGAAAGTGTAGATTTTTTTTTCAAATTTAATCCTGATTTATTACTTTTAGATTTAGCAATGCCTAAAAAAGATGGATTTACTGTTGTTAAAGAAATACTCTCAAAAGATCCAAAAGCCAAGATTATCTTGGTTACTGCAAGTGATGATCAGAAAGTTATTCAACAATGTTTGGATTTTGGTGCCTCTTCTTATATTTCAAAACCATTTAATTTTAACAACATATTGAAAGTTGTTTCCGATGTTTTGGCAAAGTAA
- a CDS encoding DNA-3-methyladenine glycosylase — protein MTILPRTFYTKDTVTVAKKLLGKKIVRKIGRKEISGIIIETEAYRHKDDPASHAFRNITERNKVMFGEVGKAYVYFTYGMHYCFNIVARNSKFEAGAVLIRAITPEKGIEIMEKNRGMKDSKRLTDGPAKLTQALGITKKHYGLDLTTNSELFITEGIKISGKIISSPRIGIKNATDRLWNFKTITQ, from the coding sequence TTGACTATACTACCTAGAACATTTTATACAAAAGACACTGTTACAGTTGCAAAAAAGTTACTAGGAAAAAAAATAGTTCGGAAGATAGGTAGAAAAGAAATTTCAGGAATAATAATAGAAACTGAAGCATATAGACATAAAGACGACCCAGCAAGTCATGCATTTAGAAATATTACTGAAAGAAACAAAGTGATGTTTGGAGAGGTAGGAAAAGCGTATGTCTATTTTACATATGGAATGCATTATTGTTTTAATATCGTTGCAAGAAATTCAAAATTTGAGGCAGGAGCTGTCTTGATTAGAGCAATCACTCCTGAAAAAGGAATAGAGATTATGGAAAAAAATAGAGGCATGAAAGATTCAAAGAGATTAACAGATGGACCTGCAAAATTAACTCAGGCACTAGGAATTACAAAAAAGCATTACGGATTAGATCTAACAACAAACTCAGAATTATTCATCACGGAGGGAATAAAAATATCAGGTAAAATCATTTCCAGCCCAAGAATTGGAATTAAAAACGCTACCGACAGATTATGGAATTTTAAAACGATAACACAATGA
- a CDS encoding VTT domain-containing protein, which yields MDFSAIFPFAPEIGYLGLVLVNFFGSLIPFIPLPGFIFLASMSVGDQFDLHVLAILSALAATAAKQIIFYVSYQGRRIISEKTRKRMRPFERLVKRYGAGAAFFAAATPIPDDLIYVPLGLAKYNPKRFFIATLAGKLVLSYSIVFISHHLGMSLVQPYLEDITDVTTVYLGIIVFGIMMTVVVVLLLRLNWEKILGRFVPWTLDENNEK from the coding sequence GTGGATTTTTCAGCAATTTTTCCATTTGCTCCTGAAATTGGGTATCTTGGCTTAGTATTGGTTAATTTTTTTGGTTCTTTAATTCCATTTATTCCTCTACCTGGATTTATTTTTCTTGCTTCAATGTCTGTAGGTGATCAATTTGATCTTCATGTGTTGGCAATTCTTTCTGCACTAGCTGCAACTGCTGCAAAACAAATTATCTTCTATGTAAGTTATCAAGGGCGCCGTATTATTAGTGAAAAAACTAGAAAGAGAATGCGACCATTTGAAAGATTAGTAAAACGATATGGTGCAGGAGCTGCGTTTTTTGCAGCGGCAACTCCTATACCTGATGACTTGATTTATGTTCCATTGGGACTTGCAAAATATAATCCCAAACGATTTTTCATAGCCACACTTGCTGGTAAACTAGTTCTTAGCTATTCTATTGTCTTTATTTCTCATCATCTTGGAATGTCATTAGTACAACCATATCTTGAAGATATTACTGATGTAACTACTGTATATCTTGGAATCATTGTATTTGGAATTATGATGACTGTTGTTGTTGTTTTACTTTTGAGATTAAACTGGGAAAAAATTTTGGGTCGATTTGTACCTTGGACATTAGATGAAAACAATGAAAAATAA
- a CDS encoding uracil-DNA glycosylase produces MNEELEAIRQNVKTCTKCNLSTTRTNSVPGKGNFKADVIFVGEAPGKNEDQKGEPFVGIAGQRLNNALENAGISRESIYITNIVKCRPPKNRVPSISERDACDNYLQKEIAIIKPKIICILGNTAFNSILGGSEIRKYRGKIVKKDKQFYFLTLHPAATIYNQELITVLKEDIIKLFDLIRELKNNKQISIDIDYTT; encoded by the coding sequence ATGAATGAAGAATTAGAAGCAATAAGACAAAATGTTAAAACATGCACTAAATGTAACCTTTCCACAACAAGAACAAACTCAGTACCAGGGAAAGGAAATTTCAAAGCAGATGTAATTTTTGTAGGAGAGGCACCTGGAAAAAATGAAGACCAAAAGGGAGAGCCATTTGTAGGAATAGCTGGTCAAAGACTCAACAATGCATTAGAAAATGCTGGAATATCCAGAGAATCGATTTACATCACAAACATTGTGAAATGCAGACCACCAAAAAACAGAGTTCCTTCTATTTCTGAAAGAGATGCATGTGATAATTATCTTCAAAAAGAAATTGCAATAATAAAACCAAAAATAATTTGTATTTTAGGAAATACTGCATTTAACTCTATTTTAGGAGGTTCTGAAATTAGAAAATATAGAGGAAAAATTGTAAAAAAAGACAAACAGTTTTATTTTCTAACACTACATCCGGCTGCAACAATTTACAATCAAGAATTAATCACAGTATTAAAAGAAGACATCATAAAATTATTTGATTTAATCAGAGAGTTAAAAAACAACAAACAAATTTCAATAGACATTGACTATACTACCTAG
- a CDS encoding HAMP domain-containing sensor histidine kinase codes for MKIINKTYVLVLVLIVAAIINLLLLYESQQIDNSLSNSIIKTGDLKVDAEHISSLAISVANGDINDKENLNSVIKDIDEFLLKLENGGSVNGQQLQKIPTELTEEYNKMKTSWELYREKVIKVEKTSVFDREATNAMNYVLQKNGELVLSTKTVSDELSNLDRDYNRHKEIAKELEKSAIEIGQLTLLISIGEEEDVQQKLKNERIAFEIELRKLLGIPTEELDVESVGKINEELIPIPRENSNELRKIDPLWEALQARIIILEERALLSPDFNLAKNEMIQQKSILFSSIDDILLSWNAEIVKNSQEGQIIIQALLLIDIGVFFLVLFIIRQSLLPLGLITNALSEIKEGTYGEKIEYNKTDEVGTLVDTFNVMSNTIKEKDEQTKRTDIAKDEFLAMITHELKTPLVPIQGYADILLSEHLGKLTDKQKERISIIKTSSETLLSIISDLLDAQKLELGQLRMKKETHNIKNTIVEALADFEPDLEKKKITKIIDLQDVQMDYDPVRIKQVLTNLIKNSLNVIQPEVGKIEISMKNLPQNIQISIKDNGIGIPLEKQQDLFKKFYQVDATLTREKGGSGLGLAICKGIVESHDGTISVKSVPNQGAEFTITLPKNSQPTKSPIDIS; via the coding sequence GTGAAGATAATCAATAAGACATATGTTTTGGTTCTAGTATTAATTGTTGCAGCAATAATTAATTTATTATTGCTTTATGAATCACAACAAATAGACAATTCGCTCTCAAATTCAATTATCAAAACAGGGGATCTGAAAGTAGATGCAGAGCATATTTCATCTTTAGCAATATCTGTAGCAAATGGAGACATCAATGATAAAGAGAATCTAAATAGTGTAATAAAAGACATAGATGAATTTCTATTGAAATTAGAAAACGGTGGTAGTGTTAATGGACAACAACTGCAAAAAATTCCAACCGAGTTAACTGAAGAATATAATAAAATGAAGACATCTTGGGAATTATATAGAGAAAAAGTAATAAAAGTAGAAAAAACATCGGTTTTTGATCGAGAAGCAACAAATGCCATGAATTATGTTCTACAAAAAAATGGTGAACTTGTATTATCAACAAAAACAGTATCAGATGAATTATCAAATCTAGATAGAGATTATAATAGACACAAAGAAATTGCTAAAGAATTAGAAAAATCTGCAATAGAGATAGGACAGCTAACACTGTTAATTTCAATTGGAGAAGAGGAAGACGTACAGCAAAAATTGAAAAATGAGAGAATAGCATTTGAAATAGAACTAAGAAAACTGCTAGGAATACCAACAGAAGAATTAGATGTTGAAAGTGTAGGAAAAATAAATGAAGAGTTAATTCCAATTCCTAGGGAGAATTCAAATGAATTACGAAAAATTGATCCTTTGTGGGAAGCATTACAAGCAAGAATAATTATTCTTGAAGAAAGAGCTCTTTTATCTCCAGATTTTAATTTGGCAAAAAATGAAATGATTCAACAAAAATCAATTTTGTTTTCAAGTATAGATGATATCTTATTGTCGTGGAATGCCGAAATTGTAAAAAATAGTCAAGAAGGACAAATCATCATTCAAGCATTATTGTTAATTGATATAGGAGTATTCTTTTTGGTGTTATTTATCATTCGTCAATCATTATTACCTTTAGGATTAATTACAAATGCACTTTCAGAAATAAAAGAAGGCACGTATGGAGAAAAAATAGAATACAATAAAACAGATGAAGTTGGAACCTTAGTAGACACATTTAACGTGATGTCAAACACGATTAAAGAAAAAGATGAACAAACTAAGAGAACAGATATTGCAAAAGATGAATTTTTAGCAATGATTACTCATGAATTAAAAACACCACTAGTACCTATTCAAGGATATGCAGATATTTTACTAAGTGAGCATTTAGGAAAATTAACAGACAAACAAAAAGAAAGAATCAGCATCATAAAAACAAGTTCAGAGACATTACTATCAATTATATCAGATTTACTTGATGCTCAAAAATTAGAATTAGGTCAACTTAGAATGAAAAAAGAAACACATAATATTAAAAATACTATCGTTGAAGCGCTAGCAGATTTTGAGCCAGATTTAGAAAAAAAGAAAATAACAAAAATCATAGACTTGCAAGATGTCCAAATGGATTATGACCCAGTTAGAATAAAACAAGTCCTTACTAATTTAATCAAAAATAGCTTAAACGTAATACAACCAGAAGTTGGAAAAATTGAAATTTCAATGAAAAATCTACCACAGAATATTCAAATTAGTATAAAAGACAACGGGATTGGAATACCATTAGAAAAACAGCAAGACTTGTTTAAGAAATTTTATCAGGTGGATGCAACATTAACAAGAGAAAAAGGAGGTAGCGGTTTAGGATTAGCAATATGTAAAGGAATAGTCGAAAGTCATGACGGAACAATTTCTGTGAAAAGTGTTCCAAATCAAGGTGCAGAATTTACAATAACTCTACCGAAAAATTCACAACCAACAAAGTCCCCAATTGATATTAGTTAA
- a CDS encoding DUF6659 family protein, producing the protein MPEINVEEYEKRCQEILQDSEVRFAALLDEFGKILAGGYKADVDPRLTEEQHNEVCKELAGRVVKRKKFDVELGYVKYSASRRKHVVIMSFPIFEKVIMIVAEPNVNIDRLAFRIIEKLGRQWGEFFGE; encoded by the coding sequence ATGCCAGAGATTAATGTAGAAGAATATGAGAAAAGATGTCAAGAGATTCTACAAGATAGCGAAGTAAGATTTGCCGCACTTTTAGATGAATTTGGAAAGATACTTGCTGGAGGGTATAAGGCAGATGTGGATCCAAGATTAACTGAAGAACAACACAATGAAGTTTGTAAAGAGTTAGCAGGAAGAGTAGTAAAAAGAAAAAAATTTGATGTAGAATTAGGATATGTAAAATATTCAGCATCTCGCAGAAAGCATGTTGTGATAATGAGTTTTCCAATCTTTGAAAAAGTAATAATGATAGTAGCAGAACCAAATGTCAACATTGATAGATTAGCATTTAGAATAATTGAAAAACTTGGTCGTCAATGGGGCGAATTTTTTGGGGAATAA
- a CDS encoding ABC transporter ATP-binding protein, with product MVLIVNGLSARYNTSKGPVYAVDDVDFNLSDGESIGIAGESACGKSTLGLSIVRMLLGGKANGKIILDDTSILDISESDFIRKFRWKKISMIFQGAMNSLDPVFTIREQFVEVLNQHNFTENFDDVILNTLHSVSLDDIVLKKYPHELSGGMKQRVIIAMALLLEPKFVIADEPTTALDVLIQAQIINLLKKLKKDGMSIMLITHDLAVLSEIADKIGIMYGGQMVEFGSSYEIYKNPKHPYTQGLLESIPTLKGNIPKYIKGNPPSLMEPATQCRFIERCPLAIDKCKMVPPKFKTDTGYVRCWLYDTS from the coding sequence GTGGTATTAATCGTCAATGGGCTTTCAGCTCGATATAATACATCAAAGGGTCCGGTATATGCAGTAGATGACGTCGATTTTAATTTAAGCGACGGAGAATCTATAGGTATTGCAGGTGAAAGTGCCTGTGGAAAAAGCACATTGGGTCTTTCTATTGTTAGGATGCTTTTGGGAGGTAAAGCAAATGGCAAAATAATTTTAGATGATACTTCGATATTGGATATATCTGAATCTGACTTTATTAGAAAATTCAGATGGAAAAAAATTTCAATGATATTTCAAGGAGCTATGAATTCTCTTGATCCTGTGTTTACCATTCGTGAACAATTTGTTGAAGTTCTAAACCAACATAATTTTACAGAAAACTTTGATGATGTAATTCTAAACACACTGCATTCTGTCAGTTTGGATGATATTGTTTTAAAAAAATATCCTCATGAGCTAAGCGGAGGAATGAAACAAAGAGTGATAATTGCTATGGCATTATTGCTTGAACCCAAATTTGTAATTGCTGATGAACCTACAACTGCACTTGATGTATTAATTCAGGCTCAAATTATTAACCTCTTGAAAAAACTCAAAAAAGACGGAATGTCAATTATGTTAATCACACATGATTTGGCAGTTTTATCTGAAATTGCTGATAAAATTGGAATTATGTATGGTGGACAAATGGTAGAGTTCGGTTCATCTTATGAAATTTACAAAAATCCAAAGCATCCTTATACTCAGGGACTACTGGAATCCATTCCAACATTAAAAGGAAATATTCCTAAATACATCAAAGGTAATCCTCCTAGTCTTATGGAACCTGCAACTCAATGTAGATTTATTGAGAGGTGTCCACTTGCAATAGATAAATGTAAAATGGTTCCACCTAAATTTAAAACAGACACTGGCTATGTTCGCTGTTGGTTATACGATACGTCGTAA
- a CDS encoding transcription elongation factor NusA, whose amino-acid sequence MKLPICNFDAKNAVLCPKCENNVEAGIITKADADASIILAKLAKSNPTIDKFSLYSCKEFNGNYVLALAKNDIMVIRQSRVLYRLLQDQFKGKIWLVEADEDDKKFIEDLFFPTKILSINSVWAPGGIQKTKAVVSGKWTPRFPIDTNKIIQIVKNARNLDIEIEFEEKRR is encoded by the coding sequence ATGAAACTACCAATATGTAATTTTGATGCAAAAAATGCGGTGCTTTGCCCAAAATGCGAAAACAATGTAGAAGCAGGAATAATTACAAAGGCAGATGCAGATGCATCAATTATTCTTGCAAAGTTGGCAAAATCAAATCCAACTATCGATAAATTTTCACTTTATTCATGTAAAGAATTCAATGGAAATTATGTACTGGCACTAGCCAAAAACGATATTATGGTGATTCGACAAAGCCGTGTACTCTATAGATTACTTCAAGATCAATTCAAAGGAAAAATATGGCTTGTAGAAGCTGATGAAGATGATAAAAAATTCATAGAAGATTTATTTTTTCCAACAAAAATTTTGTCAATTAATTCAGTTTGGGCGCCTGGTGGAATCCAAAAGACAAAGGCAGTTGTATCTGGAAAATGGACTCCAAGATTTCCAATCGATACAAATAAGATAATTCAAATTGTCAAAAATGCCCGAAACCTTGACATTGAGATAGAATTTGAAGAAAAAAGACGGTGA
- a CDS encoding PINc/VapC family ATPase yields the protein MSKIVVDTSIIINGQLIILIESGKIKNSEIIIPQAVFDELQSQASQKKEQGFFGLEAIKKLKEISGNFELVISLSGSHPTSEDIRMAGSGRIDAIIKDVAKQNQAILYTSDNVQHLVAQAEGLESVFVKPIPKNIALEFLKFFDSETMSVHLKENMPPMAKKGKPGSFVLTKLNDEILTREYLQLITSQILETTTSDSSTIEISKTGAYVIQYNDYRIAITKPPFSEAFEITIVHPIVKLTLDDYAISEELMKRFSDRAEGIIISGPPGSGKSTLASGLANFYHNTGKIVKTFESPRDLQVDPGITQYTKLDGSFDNSADILLLVRPDYTIFDEVRRREDFRTFADLRLTGVGMVGVVHANSPLDAIQRFIGKIELGIIPNVIDTVVFVKYGTIGKIYDLELVVKVPTGMTESDLARPVIEIRNFADHVLEHEIYTFGEENVIVPVSKKVQKVGIEKLAEDKIRELFRKYDPRVEVEILSDNRAKILVDKQSMASIIGKGGSNISEIEKVLKIHIDVVEKTNSNRHESTNSSNEISFHFSESKSGLVLTVGREYSSMHADIYVHDNYVTSVRIGKKGEITIPKRSEASRTLMKLASSQNDIQIFLKD from the coding sequence TTGTCAAAGATTGTTGTAGATACTAGTATCATAATTAATGGACAACTAATCATATTGATTGAATCCGGAAAAATTAAAAATTCTGAAATCATTATACCTCAAGCCGTTTTTGATGAATTACAATCACAAGCATCTCAGAAAAAAGAGCAGGGTTTTTTTGGTTTGGAAGCAATAAAAAAACTTAAAGAAATATCAGGTAATTTTGAGTTGGTCATATCACTTTCAGGCTCACACCCAACTTCTGAGGATATTCGTATGGCTGGTTCTGGTAGAATTGATGCAATAATCAAAGATGTTGCAAAACAAAATCAAGCAATTCTGTATACTTCTGATAATGTTCAACACTTGGTGGCACAGGCCGAGGGATTGGAATCTGTGTTTGTAAAACCAATTCCTAAAAATATTGCTTTGGAATTTTTAAAATTTTTTGACTCTGAAACAATGAGTGTACACTTGAAAGAGAATATGCCCCCAATGGCAAAAAAAGGAAAACCTGGGTCATTTGTTTTGACAAAACTAAACGATGAAATTTTAACCCGTGAATACCTACAACTAATTACATCTCAAATTTTAGAGACTACTACTTCTGATTCTAGTACTATTGAAATCTCAAAAACTGGTGCATATGTAATTCAATACAATGATTATAGAATTGCAATTACTAAACCTCCGTTTTCTGAAGCCTTTGAAATTACAATCGTTCATCCTATTGTGAAATTGACTTTGGATGATTATGCTATCTCTGAAGAATTAATGAAGCGATTCTCTGATAGGGCCGAAGGTATTATCATTTCTGGTCCTCCAGGTTCTGGAAAAAGTACTCTTGCATCTGGCCTTGCTAATTTTTATCACAATACTGGAAAGATTGTAAAAACATTTGAATCTCCACGTGATTTGCAAGTGGATCCGGGAATTACTCAATACACAAAGCTTGATGGTAGTTTTGATAACTCCGCTGATATTTTATTATTGGTTCGTCCTGATTACACAATCTTTGATGAGGTAAGACGAAGAGAAGACTTTCGAACGTTTGCTGATTTACGACTTACTGGTGTTGGCATGGTCGGTGTTGTACATGCAAACTCTCCTTTGGATGCAATACAACGTTTTATAGGAAAAATCGAGTTAGGAATAATTCCAAATGTTATTGATACTGTAGTTTTTGTCAAATATGGCACAATAGGGAAAATATATGATTTGGAGCTTGTGGTTAAGGTTCCAACTGGAATGACCGAATCTGATTTGGCAAGACCAGTAATTGAGATTAGAAATTTTGCAGATCATGTGCTTGAGCATGAAATTTACACATTTGGTGAAGAGAATGTCATAGTTCCAGTATCAAAAAAAGTACAAAAAGTAGGTATTGAAAAACTTGCAGAAGACAAAATACGTGAGCTCTTTAGGAAATATGATCCTAGAGTAGAAGTTGAAATATTATCTGATAATCGAGCCAAAATCTTAGTAGATAAACAATCAATGGCATCAATTATTGGAAAAGGCGGTTCTAACATTAGTGAAATTGAAAAAGTGCTAAAAATACACATTGATGTAGTTGAAAAGACTAATTCTAATCGTCATGAATCTACAAATTCATCTAATGAAATATCTTTTCATTTTTCAGAATCCAAAAGTGGTTTAGTTTTAACTGTTGGCAGAGAATATTCTTCGATGCATGCTGATATCTATGTTCATGACAACTATGTAACTTCAGTTAGAATTGGGAAAAAAGGTGAGATTACAATTCCAAAACGTTCTGAAGCATCGCGAACTTTAATGAAACTAGCATCGTCTCAAAACGATATTCAAATATTTCTTAAAGATTAA